From one Agathobaculum sp. NTUH-O15-33 genomic stretch:
- a CDS encoding YggS family pyridoxal phosphate-dependent enzyme — protein MTQEERITLAERIKDVQARVARAAVASGRRAEDITLVAATKMNDADRVRAAIEAGIRVCGENRVQELTDKYEQNAYAGADLQFIGTLQSNKIKYLIGKVSLIQSVGSLKLGQAIAKEAAKKGITQDILLEVNIGREQAKSGLMPEMLPEALDQLRLLPAIRIRGLMAIPPIADETTKNLRYFNEMHQIFVDILTKKYDNVNMDYLSMGMTNDFETAISCGSNMVRIGTAIFGARPYPVP, from the coding sequence ATGACACAAGAAGAGAGAATAACGCTGGCGGAAAGAATAAAGGACGTGCAGGCGCGCGTTGCGCGCGCGGCCGTAGCCAGCGGCCGCCGCGCGGAGGATATCACCCTTGTCGCCGCGACCAAGATGAACGACGCGGACAGGGTGCGCGCCGCGATCGAGGCGGGCATTCGCGTATGCGGCGAAAACCGCGTGCAGGAGCTGACCGATAAATACGAACAAAACGCCTACGCGGGCGCTGATCTGCAATTTATCGGTACGCTGCAGTCTAATAAAATCAAATATCTGATCGGCAAGGTATCTCTCATCCAGTCGGTCGGCTCCCTGAAGCTCGGGCAGGCGATCGCAAAAGAAGCTGCAAAAAAGGGGATCACGCAGGATATTTTGCTGGAAGTCAACATCGGCAGGGAGCAGGCAAAGAGCGGACTTATGCCCGAAATGCTTCCGGAAGCGCTCGATCAGCTGCGTTTGCTGCCCGCAATACGTATCCGCGGCCTGATGGCAATTCCGCCGATTGCAGATGAAACCACGAAAAATTTGCGCTATTTCAACGAAATGCACCAGATATTTGTTGACATTTTGACGAAAAAATACGATAATGTAAATATGGATTATTTGTCTATGGGTATGACAAATGACTTTGAAACAGCGATTTCATGCGGTTCCAACATGGTTCGGATCGGCACGGCGATTTTTGGCGCGCGTCCCTATCCCGTTCCCTAG
- the ileS gene encoding isoleucine--tRNA ligase, with protein sequence MSQDYNQTINLPKTDFPMRAGLPKREPDFLAGWEKDDLYQTLMQKNEGKPLFVLHDGPPYANGNLHMGHALNKILKDFIVRYKSMAGFQAPYIPGWDTHGLPIERQAIKAYGMDRDKVSTAEFRSKCEEFAQAHVDTQRTQFKRLGVIGEWDRPYLTLTHDYEASQIEIFGEMAKKGYIYKGLKPVYWCPHDETALAEAEIEYQDEPCSSIYVKFHVTDDKGKISPITGGLDHVYFVIWTTTTWTLPGNLAISVNPAFAYDLVKVPSGDIYVLAKELAAAVMKAAGIDSYEVVGTLMGSDLEMMRTKHPVMDRESVILCGDHVTLDAGTGCVHTAPGFGADDFVVCQKYDIPIIVPVDGRGITTKDAGKYAGMYYEKSTPVILEDLKACHALLAIENIVHSYPHCWRCKNPIIFRATEQWFCSIDALKDDAVKACAGIKWIPAWGEERMTSMIRERSDWCISRQRVWGVPIPIFTCKKCGKPLVSEQTIRLVADLFREKGSNAWFELDASEILPADVTCECGSHEFEKETDTMDVWFDSGSSWRAVIENREGQQTPVDVYLEGNDQYRGWFQSSMLTSIATQGKAPYKTVITHGMIVDEERQKMSKSLGNGIAPDDILNQYGADVMRLWVASADYRQDMRISKDMLKHLSQNYLKIRNTARYILGNLSDFDPAKDQIAYADMPELDKWALMKLSELTAKVRAGYDAYEFHTVFHAIHNFCVVDMSNFYLDVIKDRLYCDDTTGLSRRSAQTAMYLILNALVRMLSPILCFTADEIWQAMPHGEGDDTRNVAYNDMPSACDAYTFDEAGMAKWSKLTAFRDDVNKALEGARNEKVIGKPLEASVTIYASEEDAKMLSGCGQELADLCIVSELKVVSGEGEGMASEYFPGLTIAVQRAAGEKCLRCWKQSHSVGTDAKHPALCARCAQVVG encoded by the coding sequence ATGTCGCAGGATTACAACCAGACGATCAATCTTCCCAAAACCGATTTTCCCATGCGCGCAGGTTTGCCAAAGCGCGAGCCTGATTTTCTGGCAGGCTGGGAAAAGGACGATCTTTATCAGACACTGATGCAAAAGAACGAAGGCAAGCCGCTCTTTGTTCTGCACGACGGCCCTCCGTATGCCAACGGCAATCTGCATATGGGGCATGCGCTCAACAAGATTCTAAAGGATTTCATTGTGCGCTATAAAAGTATGGCGGGCTTTCAGGCGCCCTATATCCCGGGCTGGGATACGCACGGCCTGCCGATCGAGCGGCAGGCGATCAAGGCCTACGGCATGGATCGGGACAAGGTGTCGACTGCGGAGTTCCGCTCTAAGTGCGAGGAATTTGCACAGGCGCACGTCGATACGCAGCGCACGCAATTCAAGCGCCTCGGCGTAATCGGCGAGTGGGATCGCCCGTACCTGACGCTGACGCATGATTACGAGGCCAGCCAGATCGAGATCTTCGGCGAGATGGCGAAAAAGGGCTATATTTACAAGGGCCTAAAGCCCGTCTACTGGTGCCCGCACGATGAGACCGCGCTGGCCGAGGCTGAAATTGAATATCAGGACGAGCCGTGCTCGTCCATCTATGTAAAGTTCCATGTGACCGACGATAAGGGCAAGATCAGCCCGATTACCGGCGGTCTGGATCATGTATACTTCGTCATCTGGACGACGACGACTTGGACGTTGCCGGGCAACTTGGCAATCTCGGTCAATCCCGCGTTTGCGTATGATCTGGTGAAGGTTCCTTCCGGCGATATCTATGTGCTGGCCAAGGAACTGGCCGCCGCGGTCATGAAGGCGGCGGGGATCGATTCGTATGAGGTCGTCGGCACGCTGATGGGCTCGGATTTAGAGATGATGCGCACCAAGCATCCGGTTATGGATCGCGAAAGTGTCATCCTCTGCGGCGACCATGTCACGCTTGACGCCGGTACCGGCTGCGTACACACCGCGCCCGGCTTTGGCGCGGACGACTTTGTCGTCTGTCAAAAGTACGACATTCCGATCATCGTCCCGGTCGACGGCAGAGGCATCACAACAAAGGATGCGGGCAAGTATGCCGGTATGTACTACGAAAAGTCCACGCCCGTCATTTTGGAGGATCTCAAGGCTTGTCATGCGCTGCTGGCGATTGAAAACATCGTGCACAGCTATCCGCACTGCTGGCGCTGCAAGAACCCGATCATTTTCCGCGCGACCGAACAGTGGTTCTGCTCGATCGACGCGCTCAAGGACGATGCGGTGAAGGCCTGCGCCGGTATCAAATGGATCCCTGCTTGGGGCGAGGAGCGCATGACCTCGATGATCCGCGAACGTTCGGATTGGTGCATTTCGCGCCAGCGCGTCTGGGGCGTACCGATTCCGATCTTTACCTGCAAAAAATGCGGTAAGCCGCTCGTAAGCGAGCAGACGATCCGCTTGGTTGCCGACCTGTTCCGCGAAAAGGGCTCGAACGCTTGGTTTGAACTGGACGCAAGCGAGATTCTGCCCGCCGATGTCACTTGCGAATGCGGCAGCCACGAGTTTGAAAAAGAAACCGATACCATGGACGTTTGGTTCGATTCCGGCTCGTCTTGGCGCGCGGTGATTGAAAACCGCGAGGGCCAGCAGACCCCGGTGGATGTTTATCTCGAGGGCAACGACCAATACCGCGGCTGGTTCCAGTCCTCCATGCTCACCTCGATCGCAACACAGGGCAAGGCGCCCTACAAGACCGTCATCACACACGGCATGATCGTGGATGAAGAACGTCAGAAAATGTCCAAGTCGCTTGGCAACGGCATTGCGCCGGACGATATCCTTAACCAGTACGGCGCCGACGTCATGCGCCTTTGGGTCGCTTCCGCCGATTATCGGCAGGATATGCGCATTTCCAAGGACATGCTCAAGCACTTGTCGCAGAATTATCTGAAAATCCGCAATACGGCGCGTTATATCCTCGGCAATCTCAGCGATTTTGATCCCGCAAAGGATCAGATCGCCTATGCGGATATGCCTGAACTGGATAAATGGGCGCTGATGAAGTTGAGCGAGCTTACCGCTAAGGTGCGCGCCGGTTATGATGCGTATGAATTCCACACCGTCTTCCACGCGATTCATAACTTCTGTGTGGTGGATATGTCGAATTTCTATCTGGATGTGATCAAGGATCGTCTGTACTGCGACGATACGACCGGCTTAAGCCGCCGTTCCGCGCAGACTGCGATGTACCTGATCCTCAACGCGCTGGTGCGTATGCTCTCGCCGATTCTTTGCTTTACTGCGGATGAGATCTGGCAGGCTATGCCGCACGGCGAGGGAGACGATACCCGCAATGTCGCCTATAACGATATGCCTTCCGCCTGCGACGCCTATACGTTCGATGAGGCCGGCATGGCAAAGTGGAGCAAGCTTACCGCTTTCCGCGATGACGTGAACAAGGCGCTTGAGGGCGCGCGAAACGAAAAGGTAATCGGCAAGCCGCTGGAAGCCAGCGTCACGATTTACGCGTCTGAAGAAGACGCAAAGATGCTTAGCGGCTGCGGTCAGGAGCTGGCCGATCTTTGCATCGTTTCCGAACTCAAAGTCGTTTCCGGCGAGGGCGAGGGGATGGCGAGCGAATACTTCCCGGGCCTGACGATTGCGGTTCAGCGGGCCGCTGGCGAAAAATGCCTGCGCTGCTGGAAACAATCCCACTCCGTCGGTACGGATGCCAAGCATCCGGCGCTGTGCGCGCGCTGCGCACAGGTCGTCGGCTGA
- a CDS encoding Cof-type HAD-IIB family hydrolase: MKKFEGVLLACDMDGTLLDSDRRISPRNEQALRHFTEEGGLFSLATGRAPKAILAYLPQLPFNAPYSLLNGSLVMDEQHNVLRCAGMPADTKELISVALSNFSQIGCEIFVDDRILIRQMGEVTAEHLRILKLDYELVAQDELGDTADWCKINLTGDPAVMRQLRELLQPYADRFCISSSMPSFCEITALGVHKGTALRSIAARCGVAEQNIYAVGDSYNDEMMLRTAHIGFAPQNAEADIVKVADVVVCDNNRGAVADAVEWLDKQYT, translated from the coding sequence ATGAAAAAGTTTGAAGGCGTCCTTTTGGCCTGCGACATGGACGGCACGCTGCTGGACAGCGACCGGCGCATTTCGCCCCGCAACGAGCAGGCACTCCGTCACTTTACCGAGGAGGGGGGACTGTTCTCTCTGGCGACCGGCCGCGCGCCTAAAGCGATTTTAGCCTATCTGCCGCAGCTGCCGTTTAATGCGCCGTATAGCCTGCTGAACGGCTCGCTGGTGATGGATGAACAGCATAATGTGCTGCGCTGCGCCGGCATGCCGGCGGACACGAAGGAACTGATCAGCGTAGCATTGTCAAATTTTTCACAAATTGGTTGTGAAATCTTTGTAGATGACCGGATCCTGATCCGGCAGATGGGTGAAGTCACGGCGGAACACCTACGGATCTTAAAGCTCGACTACGAATTGGTCGCACAGGATGAGCTTGGCGACACCGCCGACTGGTGTAAGATCAACTTAACCGGAGACCCGGCCGTGATGCGGCAGCTGAGAGAGCTGCTACAGCCTTACGCGGATCGGTTTTGTATCTCTTCCAGCATGCCGTCGTTCTGTGAGATCACAGCGCTGGGCGTACACAAGGGTACAGCCTTGCGATCGATCGCAGCGCGCTGTGGTGTGGCTGAACAAAACATCTATGCGGTCGGCGACAGCTATAACGATGAGATGATGCTGCGCACCGCGCATATCGGATTTGCACCTCAAAATGCCGAAGCAGATATCGTAAAGGTTGCGGACGTTGTCGTCTGCGATAACAATCGCGGCGCCGTGGCCGATGCTGTGGAATGGCTGGACAAACAATACACATAA
- a CDS encoding RluA family pseudouridine synthase, whose amino-acid sequence MNEHILSAMSEDAGKRIDSYLSEQIEGLTRSAAQNLLSDGAVVVKGKTLKKNYKLLGGEQITVTIPALRETELLPENIPLDIVYEDADIIVVNKPRGMVVHPAAGNWSGTLVNALMYHCGDSLSGINGEHRPGIVHRIDKDTSGLLVVAKNDAAHQGLAAQIASHSAFRGYEAIVVGSPRLDEGVVDKPIARHKTDRKKMAIIEGGREAVTHYQVIKRYHGYTHLSFQLETGRTHQIRVHMASLGHPIIGDPLYGLKKDRFSSIGGQCLHAARLTLRHPKTGELMEFCAPLPLYFTEILAKLERME is encoded by the coding sequence ATGAATGAGCATATCCTTTCTGCTATGTCGGAGGACGCGGGCAAGCGGATCGATAGTTACCTATCGGAGCAGATCGAAGGATTGACCCGTTCGGCGGCGCAGAACCTACTCAGCGACGGTGCGGTCGTCGTGAAGGGGAAAACGCTGAAAAAGAATTACAAGCTGCTTGGCGGCGAACAGATTACCGTTACCATACCCGCGCTCCGCGAAACTGAGCTGCTTCCTGAAAATATACCGCTTGATATAGTCTATGAAGATGCGGATATCATCGTGGTCAATAAGCCGCGCGGCATGGTCGTTCATCCGGCTGCTGGAAACTGGTCGGGCACGTTGGTCAATGCGCTGATGTATCACTGCGGCGACAGCTTATCCGGCATTAACGGCGAGCACCGGCCCGGTATCGTGCACCGGATTGATAAAGATACGAGCGGTCTGCTCGTGGTCGCTAAAAACGATGCGGCTCACCAAGGCCTAGCCGCCCAAATCGCGTCACATAGCGCGTTTCGCGGCTATGAAGCAATCGTTGTGGGATCGCCGCGACTCGATGAAGGCGTGGTGGATAAGCCGATCGCCCGCCATAAGACCGATCGCAAGAAAATGGCGATCATCGAAGGCGGCCGCGAAGCGGTGACGCATTATCAGGTCATCAAACGGTATCACGGCTATACGCACCTGTCGTTCCAACTGGAAACCGGCCGCACGCATCAAATTCGCGTACACATGGCGTCGCTGGGACATCCGATTATCGGGGACCCGTTGTATGGCCTGAAAAAAGATCGTTTTTCGAGTATCGGGGGACAGTGTCTGCATGCCGCGCGTTTGACGCTGCGGCATCCCAAAACAGGGGAACTGATGGAATTTTGCGCCCCGCTGCCCCTATATTTTACAGAAATTCTTGCTAAACTGGAGCGTATGGAATGA
- a CDS encoding DivIVA domain-containing protein: MTVQEIQEIGFEKAVFGGYDMKSVDTFLERVAEEFAAMQKENAALKAKMKVLVDKIEEYRGVEDGMRRALMSAQSIAQETVDKAKAEAEQILAAAKNETENKVKTTQGEIALEEQKLKTARKYTSDFIYRVSAVYQAQAKALADLAKAEKLVREQAPKSPAQQQTQPLDQQVGQQVSNIIEDETAEKGDEPVAEATRRIPMPDSGRTEKNFDFGELKFGNDYDPKDVK; the protein is encoded by the coding sequence ATGACGGTGCAGGAAATTCAGGAAATCGGTTTTGAAAAGGCGGTCTTCGGCGGCTATGATATGAAGTCGGTCGATACCTTTTTGGAGCGCGTGGCCGAGGAATTTGCCGCGATGCAGAAGGAAAACGCCGCGCTCAAGGCCAAAATGAAGGTTCTTGTCGATAAGATCGAGGAATACCGCGGCGTGGAGGACGGCATGCGCCGCGCGCTGATGAGCGCGCAGAGCATTGCGCAGGAAACGGTCGACAAGGCCAAGGCGGAAGCGGAGCAGATCCTTGCCGCCGCCAAAAACGAAACGGAAAACAAGGTCAAGACCACGCAGGGCGAAATCGCGCTGGAAGAGCAGAAGCTGAAAACGGCGCGCAAATATACGTCGGACTTTATATATCGCGTTTCCGCGGTCTATCAGGCGCAGGCAAAGGCGCTGGCCGATCTGGCGAAGGCGGAAAAGCTTGTTCGCGAGCAAGCGCCCAAGTCCCCGGCGCAGCAACAGACCCAGCCGCTCGACCAGCAGGTGGGGCAGCAGGTATCCAATATCATCGAGGATGAAACCGCTGAAAAGGGGGATGAGCCGGTCGCGGAAGCGACCCGCCGGATACCCATGCCGGATAGCGGCAGAACAGAAAAAAACTTTGATTTTGGCGAACTGAAATTTGGGAACGATTACGATCCCAAGGATGTTAAATAA
- a CDS encoding cell division protein SepF: MGSIKGFIDWVKGEDVEDDFDEQVPRQRAEEPAISSSPSAFDAPETTSSVRRSNKVVNINATTQLAVVLVKPDRFENAAEIADHLKDKRTVVLNLEQTNKDVARRLVDFLSGVAYANEGKIKKVANSTYIITPYNVDIMGDLIDELENNGMYF; encoded by the coding sequence ATGGGTTCGATCAAGGGTTTTATTGATTGGGTCAAGGGGGAAGATGTCGAAGACGATTTTGACGAGCAGGTGCCCCGCCAGCGCGCGGAGGAACCCGCTATCTCGTCTTCGCCGTCCGCGTTCGACGCGCCCGAGACCACATCTTCCGTACGACGCAGCAATAAGGTCGTCAATATCAACGCGACAACGCAACTGGCTGTTGTGCTCGTTAAGCCCGACCGGTTTGAAAACGCCGCCGAGATTGCCGACCATCTCAAGGACAAGCGCACGGTTGTGCTCAACTTAGAGCAGACCAATAAGGACGTTGCGCGTCGCTTGGTCGATTTCCTCAGCGGAGTGGCTTATGCCAATGAAGGTAAAATAAAAAAAGTTGCAAACAGCACATACATCATAACGCCGTATAACGTCGATATCATGGGTGATCTGATCGATGAGCTGGAAAACAACGGCATGTACTTTTAA
- a CDS encoding toprim domain-containing protein yields the protein MKTRIKEAILVEGRYDINTVRQVVDTVVLETGGFRIFKDDEKLNLLRRIAETRGLIILTDSDGAGFVIRGYLKGALAAGTIKQAYVPDIAGKERRKRHGSKEGKLGVEGMRPETILEALHRAGATFLDGDGSYAAQHPPLTKADLYQMGLTGRPDSAIRRRALLRALRLPEHMTAGALLDFVNAVGTREEIDRILADFSDSH from the coding sequence ATGAAAACACGCATCAAAGAAGCAATATTGGTTGAAGGACGCTACGATATCAACACCGTTCGTCAAGTCGTTGATACCGTTGTGTTGGAAACCGGCGGTTTTCGTATCTTTAAGGATGACGAAAAGCTAAATCTTCTACGCCGGATCGCGGAAACGCGCGGGCTGATCATCCTGACGGATTCGGATGGCGCGGGCTTTGTCATTCGAGGTTATTTAAAGGGTGCACTCGCGGCTGGTACGATCAAGCAGGCCTATGTGCCGGATATCGCCGGTAAGGAACGCCGCAAGCGGCATGGTTCCAAGGAAGGAAAACTTGGTGTGGAAGGCATGCGTCCGGAAACGATCTTGGAAGCGCTGCATCGTGCCGGCGCTACCTTTTTAGACGGCGATGGATCGTATGCCGCCCAGCACCCGCCCCTCACCAAAGCCGATCTATATCAAATGGGCTTGACCGGGCGACCGGACAGCGCGATCCGCCGCCGCGCTCTGCTGCGCGCGCTGCGCCTGCCCGAGCATATGACCGCGGGCGCCCTACTGGATTTCGTCAACGCTGTGGGCACGCGCGAAGAAATTGATCGAATTTTAGCGGATTTTTCGGATAGTCATTGA
- a CDS encoding ECF transporter S component has product MTKASKITYTAVFAAIATILMFFEFPLPLMPPFLKVDLSGAVVLIGAFIFGIGPAITMIGIKDLIHLTMSQTAGSGELADFLMLSTLVVVAVLLYRTHKSRKMAVLGCVLGGVAMSFVGMLTNYLLIIPFYSTMMPLEAIFGMCAQVNPSITGMAGYLLFGILPFNLIKGAILTLITMLVYKKLSVFIKSKQISFHHAGTEVNR; this is encoded by the coding sequence ATGACAAAAGCAAGTAAGATCACGTACACCGCGGTATTTGCCGCCATCGCCACCATCCTGATGTTTTTTGAATTCCCGCTACCGCTCATGCCTCCGTTTCTGAAGGTCGACCTGTCCGGCGCTGTAGTGCTAATCGGCGCGTTTATCTTTGGCATCGGTCCGGCCATTACCATGATCGGTATTAAGGATCTGATCCATTTAACCATGTCGCAGACCGCCGGTTCCGGTGAGTTGGCAGATTTCCTCATGCTTTCCACGCTGGTTGTGGTTGCCGTACTGCTCTATCGTACGCATAAAAGCCGCAAGATGGCGGTGCTGGGCTGTGTGCTGGGCGGCGTCGCCATGTCGTTCGTCGGCATGCTGACCAATTACCTGCTGATTATCCCCTTCTATTCCACGATGATGCCTCTGGAAGCGATCTTTGGCATGTGTGCGCAGGTCAATCCCTCTATTACCGGTATGGCGGGTTATTTGCTGTTCGGTATTTTGCCGTTTAACCTGATTAAGGGCGCGATCCTGACTTTGATCACCATGCTGGTCTATAAAAAGCTTAGTGTTTTTATTAAATCCAAGCAGATCTCGTTCCACCATGCAGGCACCGAGGTCAACCGTTAA
- a CDS encoding YggT family protein — protein sequence MNHFVIYLVSSIIRCFEFMFFARAIMSWFSQGSKIQEFLYLITEPVIMPFRALFDRLQILRGFPLDIPFFAAFLMLELLQVLLYSL from the coding sequence GTGAATCATTTTGTAATTTATCTGGTTTCGTCCATCATCCGGTGTTTTGAGTTTATGTTCTTCGCGCGTGCGATCATGTCTTGGTTCTCTCAGGGCAGTAAGATTCAGGAGTTTCTTTATCTCATCACAGAGCCGGTCATTATGCCGTTTCGCGCCTTGTTCGATCGCTTACAGATCCTGCGCGGCTTTCCGCTGGACATACCGTTTTTTGCAGCGTTTTTAATGCTGGAGTTACTACAGGTTTTACTTTACAGCCTGTAG
- the lspA gene encoding signal peptidase II, which translates to MPFFIIAAVLMIAADQAVKYWALTVLQPQGTIPVIENVFHLTYVENRGAAFSLFAKFDSPWLFVVLATVITIVIIYVLHKGVIQSNLGRWSLVLVAAGALGNAIDRAVRGFVVDLFDFRLIHFPVFNVADIFICLGGLLFVIYVLFQHKDKEPAVAQETEDHE; encoded by the coding sequence ATGCCTTTCTTCATCATCGCGGCTGTGCTGATGATCGCCGCCGATCAGGCGGTAAAATACTGGGCGCTGACTGTTTTGCAGCCACAAGGGACGATCCCGGTGATCGAAAACGTATTCCATCTGACCTATGTAGAAAATCGCGGCGCGGCGTTCAGCCTGTTTGCGAAGTTTGACTCTCCATGGCTTTTTGTCGTGCTCGCAACGGTGATCACTATTGTGATCATCTATGTGCTGCACAAAGGCGTCATCCAGAGCAATCTGGGCCGCTGGTCCCTTGTGCTGGTTGCCGCCGGTGCTCTAGGCAACGCGATAGACCGTGCGGTACGCGGTTTTGTGGTCGATCTTTTTGACTTTCGACTGATCCATTTTCCAGTGTTCAACGTTGCCGATATTTTTATTTGTTTGGGCGGGCTGCTGTTTGTGATCTACGTGCTGTTCCAGCATAAGGATAAAGAACCCGCCGTGGCTCAGGAGACGGAAGACCATGAATGA
- a CDS encoding HlyD family efflux transporter periplasmic adaptor subunit, whose translation MAKKTKAKQKQNQRQGTGARPILIVISVLLVVYLGAQIYSAFSGSIETASAVHITANDSFAANGWFFRTETTVSGSESSTVKHIVYSGERVQQDAALATVYADEQTLSLSRELEEVEGQIATLDAALQTAGDGSDAAKLDQLITLNLQQMTALLKSGSGTTLAPAVESLRSLSLKRDAGNLDAATVSAERDALTGEQQSLSQQVSGRTNQITSPASGYFSEIVDGYESILNPDQLEKMTVEEFRDLTETKPVRADDALGKIVQGFSWYLAAEVPVAEADRLAKAGSVRVNFTRASIETAATVYAVNKERDAETALIVLEGNEFNSEMVSMRDQPIDIILGTYTGLKVPKEAARMMTDSEGNSRLGVFILSGSVTKFKNITPLFETDSYYVVEQSATDASALVAQDKIIVRGKGLQNNMVVNT comes from the coding sequence ATGGCGAAAAAGACAAAAGCCAAACAAAAACAAAATCAAAGACAGGGCACAGGCGCAAGGCCGATCTTGATCGTCATTTCTGTGCTCTTGGTCGTTTATCTGGGCGCGCAGATCTATTCCGCTTTTTCCGGCTCGATCGAGACGGCCAGCGCGGTGCATATCACGGCGAACGACAGCTTTGCGGCGAACGGTTGGTTTTTCCGTACGGAAACCACCGTGTCCGGCAGTGAAAGCTCCACGGTAAAGCACATCGTTTACAGTGGTGAGCGTGTGCAGCAGGACGCGGCGCTGGCCACCGTTTACGCGGACGAGCAGACGTTGTCCCTCAGCCGCGAGCTCGAAGAGGTCGAAGGCCAGATCGCCACGCTCGACGCCGCGCTGCAAACCGCGGGCGACGGTTCGGACGCGGCCAAGCTCGACCAGTTGATCACGCTGAATCTGCAGCAAATGACGGCGCTTCTCAAGTCCGGTTCGGGCACGACGCTCGCGCCCGCCGTGGAGTCTCTGCGCTCGCTCTCGCTCAAGCGCGACGCGGGCAATCTGGACGCCGCCACGGTTTCAGCGGAGCGCGACGCGTTGACAGGCGAGCAGCAAAGCCTGTCCCAGCAGGTCTCCGGACGCACCAATCAGATCACTTCGCCCGCCTCCGGCTATTTTTCCGAGATCGTGGACGGATATGAAAGCATCCTAAACCCCGACCAGCTCGAAAAAATGACTGTGGAGGAGTTCCGGGATTTGACCGAGACCAAACCCGTGCGGGCTGACGACGCGCTTGGCAAGATCGTGCAGGGCTTTAGCTGGTATCTTGCCGCCGAGGTGCCTGTCGCGGAAGCCGACCGGCTGGCCAAGGCGGGCAGCGTGCGCGTCAATTTTACGCGCGCTTCGATCGAAACGGCGGCAACGGTATATGCCGTCAACAAGGAACGGGACGCGGAGACCGCGCTGATCGTTTTGGAGGGCAATGAGTTTAACAGCGAGATGGTTTCGATGCGTGACCAGCCGATCGATATCATCCTCGGCACCTACACCGGCTTGAAAGTGCCGAAGGAAGCCGCGCGCATGATGACCGATTCCGAAGGAAACAGCCGCCTCGGCGTATTCATCCTGAGCGGTTCGGTTACCAAATTTAAAAATATCACACCGCTTTTTGAGACAGATTCGTATTATGTCGTCGAGCAGAGCGCGACCGACGCGAGCGCTCTGGTAGCGCAGGATAAGATCATCGTGCGCGGTAAGGGCCTGCAAAATAATATGGTGGTGAACACATGA
- the hfq gene encoding RNA chaperone Hfq — protein MVVRNEINLQDRMLCAVRQQGQNVTVFLTNGFQMRGAVRGYDNFTVILESDGKQQMIYKHAISTIIPQHRVDLSGHREENDGAE, from the coding sequence ATTGTTGTGAGAAACGAAATCAACCTACAGGACAGAATGCTTTGCGCGGTGCGCCAGCAAGGCCAAAACGTGACCGTGTTCCTGACCAACGGCTTTCAGATGCGGGGCGCCGTGCGCGGCTATGATAATTTCACCGTTATTCTGGAAAGCGACGGCAAGCAGCAGATGATCTATAAACATGCCATATCCACCATTATTCCGCAGCATCGCGTGGATCTTTCCGGACACAGGGAGGAGAATGACGGCGCGGAATAA